The Papio anubis isolate 15944 chromosome 1, Panubis1.0, whole genome shotgun sequence genome window below encodes:
- the DR1 gene encoding protein Dr1, giving the protein MASSSGNDDDLTIPRAAINKMIKETLPNVRVANDARELVVNCCTEFIHLISSEANEICNKSEKKTISPEHVIQALESLGFGSYISEVKEVLQECKTVALKRRKASSRLENLGIPEEELLRQQQELFAKARQQQAELAQQEWLQMQQAAQQAQLAAASASASNQAGSSQDEEDDDDI; this is encoded by the exons ATGGCTTCCTCGTCTGGCAACGATGATGATCTCACTATCCCCAGAGCTGCTATCAATAAAATGATCAAAGAGACTCTTCCTAATGTCCGGGTGGCCAACGATGCTCGAGAGCTGGTGGTGAACTGCTGCACTGAATTCATTCACCTTATATCTTCTGAAGCCAATGAGATTTGTAACAAATCGGAAAAGAAGACCATCTCACCAGAACATGTCATACAAG cACTAGAAAGTTTGGGATTTGGCTCCTACATCAGTGAAGTAAAAGAAGTCTTGCAAGAGTGTAAAACAGtagcattaaaaagaagaaaggccaGTTCTCGTTTGGAAAACCTTGGCATTCCTGAAGAAGAGTTATTGAGACAGCAGCAAGAATTATTTGCAAAa GCTAGACAGCAACAAGCAGAATTGGCCCAACAGGAATGGCTTCAAATGCAGCAAGCTGCCCAACAAGCCCAGCTTGCTGCTGCCTCAGCCAGTGCATCTAATCAGGCGGGATCTTCTCAggatgaagaagatgatgatgatatcTGA